In a single window of the Elaeis guineensis isolate ETL-2024a chromosome 6, EG11, whole genome shotgun sequence genome:
- the LOC105047568 gene encoding subtilisin-like protease SBT2.5, with translation MGSSAADVYFVFMNFDPEYERLQADRTKQGAMELDRYVSNKHDQLLAKMLGPNTYRKRSSLVIVDGFAVEITDDQAAILRSAKEVRVVEKNQELV, from the exons ATGGGAAGTTCAGCGGCAGATGTCTACTTTGTCTTCATGAATTTTGATCCTGAGTATGAGCGCCTGCAAGCAGATCG AACAAAACAAGGAGCAATGGAGCTTGATCGATATGTAAGCAACAAACATGACCAGTTGCTAGCCAAAATGCTCGGACCAAACACCTATAGGAAGAGATCTTCTTTGGTTATTGTCGATGGGTTTGCAGTTGAAATAACCGATGATCAG GCAGCTATTCTTAGATCTGCAAAGGAAGTGAGGGTTGTGGAGAAGAACCAAGAGCTTGTTTGA
- the LOC105047567 gene encoding MYB-like transcription factor ETC3, with protein sequence MPFSIRSEAMDDRRRPKQPRTSNRDTPEVSSTEWELINLSEQEEDLVYRMYRLVGDRWTLIADRIPGRKPEEIERFWMMKHEEGFAEKRLRRAG encoded by the exons ATGCCATTCTCCATTCGCTCTGAAGCTATGGATGACCGTAGGCGCCCAAAACAGCCCAGGACTTCCAATCGTGACACTCCAG AGGTTAGTAGCACCGAGTGGGAGCTCATCAACCTCTCGGAACAAGAAGAAGACCTCGTTTACAGAATGTACAGGCTCGTAGGTGACAG GTGGACTCTCATAGCAGATCGGATCCCAGGCAGGAAACCTGAAGAAATAGAGAGGTTTTGGATGATGAAGCATGAGGAGGGGTTTGCTGAGAAGAGGCTGAGGAGAGCAGGCTGA
- the LOC105047789 gene encoding pentatricopeptide repeat-containing protein At2g13600: MTGDKNGNETRGFSRSRTWYHVIKPRLFRHYHPKLLSASHHGAISPLPKAISLNVQLSCCIDKGDLISARQLFDAMPQRTVVSWNAMISGFAKWGRTEEALTTASAMHWSGMKLNETTFSSLLSACARSGSIHLGKQTHCLVFKSGSEDFELVGSAMLNFYTSCFDIHAACQLFDALHGRNPLLWSLMLVGFVRCNLLSDAMDLFDRMPIHDVVSWTALISGYSHSDGECGEALELFLSMKGSGQVVPNEFTYDSVLRACAKLRSLDYGKMIHGCIIKCGFLSDRSIGGALIDVYCSCDAAEDSKRIFEQLDSPCMSTSNALIASLISMGKIRDAELVFNQMVDHNSVSYNLMIKGYALDGRIADSKSLFEKMPFKNIVSLNTMMSAFHRNGEFEEALKLFECVRDERNTVTWNSMISGYVQNEQPAEALKLYVVMRHSSIECSRSTFSALFRACAAIGTLQQGRILHAHLCQTPFESNAYVGTSLVDMYAKCGNIADARTAFSLIVSPNMASWSALINGLAHHGLGMEAILEFGKMIKYRIDPNAVTFVGLLLACGRAGMVDEGMRFFHSMRDCYGLIPTVEHYTCVVDLLGRSGYIREAEKFINEMPIEADSVVWGALLSACSFCMDLEVGKRVAERMFCLDSNHLTPYVAMSNIYAKLGRWEEVMKVRKRLRGLKVKKDPGCSWIEVRDTVHVFCVEDRNHPQRDDIYAVLEDLIANICSYSEFCCTLYGNQNNDVYYFPQLR, translated from the coding sequence ATGACGGGAGATAAAAATGGCAACGAAACTCGCGGCTTCTCTCGTTCGCGTACTTGGTATCATGTCATCAAACCTCGTCTCTTCCGACATTATCATCCTAAACTCCTATCCGCCTCTCACCATGGTGCCATATCCCCTCTCCCAAAGGCCATCTCTCTTAACGTGCAACTTAGCTGCTGCATCGACAAAGGCGATTTAATCTCCGCCCGCCAACTTTTCGACGCAATGCCCCAACGGACCGTTGTCTCCTGGAACGCCATGATCTCCGGTTTCGCCAAATGGGGAAGAACCGAAGAAGCTCTCACCACGGCCTCCGCCATGCACTGGAGCGGCATGAAGCTCAACGAGACCACcttctcctccctcctctccGCCTGTGCTCGCTCCGGCTCTATCCATCTTGGCAAACAGACCCACTGCCTAGTCTTCAAATCCGGTTCCGAGGACTTTGAGCTGGTAGGCAGTGCTATGCTTAACTTCTACACTTCGTGCTTTGACATCCATGCTGCATGTCAGCTTTTTGACGCGTTGCATGGCCGGAATCCTTTGTTGTGGAGTTTGATGCTGGTTGGCTTCGTGAGGTGCAATTTATTAAGTGATGCTATGGATTTGTTCGACAGGATGCCAATCCATGATGTTGTTTCCTGGACTGCTCTGATATCAGGCTACTCCCACAGCGACGGAGAGTGTGGCGAGGCTTTGGAGCTGTTTCTCAGCATGAAAGGAAGTGGTCAAGTGGTGCCAAATGAGTTCACTTATGATAGTGTTCTGAGAGCTTGTGCAAAGTTGAGATCTTTGGATTATGGGAAGATGATTCATGGGTGCATAATTAAATGCGGGTTTTTATCGGATCGCTCCATTGGTGGCGCTCTTATCGATGTTTACTGCAGCTGTGATGCTGCTGAAGATTCCAAGAGGATTTTCGAGCAACTGGATTCTCCATGCATGAGCACTTCAAATGCTTTGATTGCGAGTCTTATATCGATGGGTAAAATCAGAGATGCTGAGCTGGTGTTCAATCAGATGGTTGACCATAACTCAGTTTCATACAATTTGATGATTAAGGGCTATGCTTTGGATGGAAGGATAGCAGATTCTAAAAGCCTGTTTGAGAAAATGCCCTTTAAAAATATAGTGTCTTTGAACACCATGATGTCGGCGTTTCACCGGAATGGTGAGTTTGAGGAAGCCTTGAAACTATTTGAATGTGTAAGGGATGAGAGGAACACCGTGACATGGAACTCCATGATTTCAGGGTATGTTCAAAATGAGCAGCCTGCAGAAGCTTTAAAGCTGTATGTGGTCATGCGCCATTCATCAATTGAATGCAGCCGGTCAACATTTTCTGCACTGTTCCGTGCTTGTGCAGCAATTGGGACTCTCCAGCAAGGGAGAATACTTCATGCTCATTTGTGTCAAACGCCATTTGAGTCAAATGCTTATGTTGGGACATCTCTTGTTGATATGTATGCTAAATGTGGTAACATCGCCGATGCTAGGACTGCATTCAGTCTGATTGTTTCACCTAATATGGCCTCATGGAGTGCTCTCATCAATGGTCTTGCACATCATGGGCTTGGAATGGAAGCAATATTAGAGTTTGGGAAGATGATAAAATACCGAATAGATCCTAATGCAGTTACTTTTGTTGGGCTTCTGCTGGCTTGCGGTCGTGCTGGTATGGTTGATGAGGGAATGAGATTTTTTCACTCCATGAGGGACTGCTATGGGTTGATTCCAACCGTGGAGCATTATACATGTGTAGTTGATCTTCTTGGTCGATCAGGCTACATTAGAGAAGCtgaaaaattcataaatgaaATGCCAATTGAAGCAGATAGTGTTGTGTGGGGAGCTCTGCTTAGTGCCTGCTCGTTCTGCATGGACTTGGAAGTGGGCAAGAGAGTGGCCGAGAGAATGTTTTGTTTGGATTCGAATCATCTAACTCCCTATGTGGCCATGTCTAATATTTATGCTAAATTAGGAAGGTGGGAGGAGGTGATGAAGGTGAGGAAGAGATTGAGAGGCCTCAAAGTAAAGAAAGATCCAGGATGTAGTTGGATTGAGGTGAGGGATACAGTTCATGTATTCTGTGTAGAGGATAGAAATCATCCACAAAGAGATGACATTTATGCTGTTCTAGAGGACTTGATAGCCAATATCTGCTCTTATTCTGAATTTTGTTGTACTCTATATGGTAATCAAAATAATGATGTTTATTATTTTCCTCAGTTGCGGTGA